The genomic segment CCATTGCCCCTTCGCTGTTATCCGCCTGCAAAATATCGCTGACGCCCAAATGCTGCAGAGCCGTGACCAACACACCGCGCCGAAACGCGTGATTTTCTAAAACGAGAACGCTAGGGGATTCCATCTCGCCAATTACTCTGCAAAAGCGTGGAGTCAAAATTGTGGCTAACTCATGACACTGCCAACGAAGGATTTATCTCTCTGGCCTGTAGGAAATTTCCTAGCGGCTTGCAGGGGTAGCTGCAGTGACGTGCACTGCAAAGAGTGATAACGGCCTGCGCTGCAAAGGCTCAGTAGCGTCGAAGGAACTGCTGGATGCGCACCGCCGCCGTCGAATACAGACCTGTCAACATTTTCCCCACTCCGATGGCGATGCGTTGTTTTTTTGGCTCAACCAGCGGCAATGACCGTGATTTCAATCAGCAACTCCGGCAGTGCCAGGCGCGACTCCACGGTTGCACGGGCGGGCGTGTGACCTTCTGGCACCCACGCATCCCACACCTCGTTCATTTTTGAAAAGTCAGATTGAATGTTCGCCAGCCATATCTGCGCCGAAACAATGCGTGTCTTGTCCAGCCCCGCCTTTTCCAGAAAGTCGTCTATTTTTTGCAGCACCTGAGCGGTTTGGCCTTTGATGTCCTGCGTCGCGTCGGAAGCGGTCTGCCCGCCGATGAAGACAAAGCCGTTGCAGACCACCGCGCGGCTCATACGATGATTACTGTCGATGCGAACAATTTCTTTCATGGGTTAAATGCCTTGTGAGGAGTGTCAGTCAGTACAGCGGGTCATCCGCAGGGCTACCCGCACTTGCTGTTATTTGGGTACAAACGCCTTCAGCGGCGCTGCATTCACGTCCGGTACGTAAGCGTTGGCCAGATCAATCAACTGCACGGGTTTGATCGGTGGGCGAATCCGGTAATAACCCACCGCCTGCATGGGCGCATGCCTGGCCTCGGCCAGTATTTCCCCGACCGTGATTCCGCACATGCGCCCCTGACAGGGCCCCATTCCGCAGCGTGAAAAAGACTTGGTCTGGTTGGGTCCACTGCAACCCAATCGGCTCATGGCGCGGATATCACCGGCACTGACTTCTTCACAGCGACAGACGATGGTCTGGTCTGCGGGCCGACGAAAAATCTCCGCAGGCCGGTACAACGTGTCCAGGAATGGCCGGATTGCCCGATGGCGATTCAGCTGGCGCTGAAGTGGAAGCGCCTGTCTGTCGCGCACGGTTTCGGTGAAACAGCCCAGTTGCTGGGCGACCTGCAGGGCAGTCAGCGCGCCCGAAAACTCGGCAACCCTGGCGCCGTCGATGCCACCGCCATCCCCGGCGACGTACGTCCCCCGCAGCGAGGTCTGGCCCCACTGATCAAGATCAGGGCGCCAGCACAGTTGCGTTGCGTCCCAGAGGTGCTCGCAGCCCAGCGAACGGGTCAACTGGACGTTGGGAATGACGCCCTGATGAACCAGCAGCAGGTCCGTGTCGATGTGCGCTTCACGACCGTCGATTGCATAGCGAACCCGCTCGACAGCGCCCTGCCCCAGCGCTTCGAGGCTGTCGACATGCCGGATATGCGGTAGGCCGCTGCTGCGAATCGTCCTCAGCAAATCCATGCCCTTGAGCAGATAACCTGGCGCCCGCAACGCTGAAAACAGATGGCGCAGCGCCGGAAAACGATTGGCTCGTGGCGTGGTGTCGAGAATGGCCGCCACGGAACTGCCCGACCGGATCAACTGCCAGGCAAACAGATAGAGCAACGGCCCGCTACCCGCGAGCACCACGCGCTGGCTCGGCAGCAGTGCGGCCGACTTCAACAGCGTTTGCGCGGCGCCGATGCCCATGACGCCGGGTAACGTCCAGCCGGGAAATGGAACGGGCCGCTCCTGGGCGCCATTGGCGATGACCAGTGCCCGCGCCTGGATTTGGCCACTGCCGCTGCCTGCGTTGGCGCCGTTGCGGGTGAAGCTCACCTGACGGTCGCGGGTAATCTGCCACGCCAGGGTGCCGGGCCAATACGCCACACCGCTCGCCAGGAAACGCTTTACCAGTGCTGCGCCGGCTACATAGTCCTTGCCCAGCAAATCCGGATCAGCCAGCGGCGACTGCGCCACACTGCGATAAATCTGCCCGCCAGGCTGCTGGTTTTCGTCCACCAGCAACACATCAAGGCCGGCTTCCCTGGCTTGCAACGCACAGCTCATGCCCGCGGGACCGGCACCGATGATCAGCAGGTCAACATGCATCATGCTCATTTCAGACTCCTGGCACCGATCATGGATCGGATCGTCATTCCCGGCTGCACCA from the Pseudomonas sp. N3-W genome contains:
- a CDS encoding RidA family protein, giving the protein MKEIVRIDSNHRMSRAVVCNGFVFIGGQTASDATQDIKGQTAQVLQKIDDFLEKAGLDKTRIVSAQIWLANIQSDFSKMNEVWDAWVPEGHTPARATVESRLALPELLIEITVIAAG
- a CDS encoding FAD/NAD(P)-binding oxidoreductase, with amino-acid sequence MSMMHVDLLIIGAGPAGMSCALQAREAGLDVLLVDENQQPGGQIYRSVAQSPLADPDLLGKDYVAGAALVKRFLASGVAYWPGTLAWQITRDRQVSFTRNGANAGSGSGQIQARALVIANGAQERPVPFPGWTLPGVMGIGAAQTLLKSAALLPSQRVVLAGSGPLLYLFAWQLIRSGSSVAAILDTTPRANRFPALRHLFSALRAPGYLLKGMDLLRTIRSSGLPHIRHVDSLEALGQGAVERVRYAIDGREAHIDTDLLLVHQGVIPNVQLTRSLGCEHLWDATQLCWRPDLDQWGQTSLRGTYVAGDGGGIDGARVAEFSGALTALQVAQQLGCFTETVRDRQALPLQRQLNRHRAIRPFLDTLYRPAEIFRRPADQTIVCRCEEVSAGDIRAMSRLGCSGPNQTKSFSRCGMGPCQGRMCGITVGEILAEARHAPMQAVGYYRIRPPIKPVQLIDLANAYVPDVNAAPLKAFVPK